One window of the Plasmodium vivax chromosome 2, whole genome shotgun sequence genome contains the following:
- a CDS encoding hypothetical protein, conserved (encoded by transcript PVX_081795A): MNSIKDKLTKEVKNFKRTALLRGSPAFRISVWFSGITVGLVWILISEYNNPKSNNMFFKKKEADFFTKEEIEKWNKPYYSKGDYTTVVMDSNMTADEKRKHILKGINNTK; the protein is encoded by the exons ATGAATAGCATAAAGGACAAACTTACGAAGGAAGTAAAAAACTTTAAAAGAACCGCGTTGCTTAGGGGAAGTCCTGCGTTCAGGATTAGCGTATGGTTTTCTG GAATAACCGTTGGACTCGTCTGGATCCTCATCAGCGAGTACAACAACCCGAAGAGCAACAACatgttctttaaaaaaaaggaggcagatttttttaccaaagaggaaatagaaaaatggaacaagCCCTACTACTCCAAAGGTGACTACACCACAGTGGTTATGGACTCTAACATGACGGCGGACgagaagaggaagcacaTACTGAAGGGAATAAATAACACCAAATGA